In Bacteroidota bacterium, a single window of DNA contains:
- a CDS encoding rhomboid family intramembrane serine protease — protein sequence MKSILQDIQYGFNKGNNSLRKLIIINVVVFIITSILGKFPFTWSKIFLANLALPHHFQDFIWQPWSLFTYIFLHANFWHLLSNMLWLFFIGDIFRSLAGNKHIYRTFLWGGISGAILYLIVLNLLPYYADMPISIRMVGASGGVTSVIIAAAVFTPNYELRPFGLFNIQLKWIAIVFIVYNLLALGNGENDGGILSHLGGALFGYLYVKWMRGQLPLPDMSGIFKRKQSTKKPQREFKVHINANPATSKPTEMSNQREIDIILDKISKSGYDSLSQKEKEILFKASKDL from the coding sequence ATGAAAAGTATTCTGCAGGACATTCAATATGGTTTCAACAAGGGCAATAATTCACTGCGCAAACTGATTATCATCAATGTGGTGGTGTTCATTATCACTTCTATACTTGGCAAATTTCCTTTCACTTGGTCAAAAATTTTTCTTGCAAATCTGGCACTCCCCCATCATTTTCAGGACTTTATTTGGCAACCGTGGTCATTATTTACCTACATTTTTTTACATGCTAATTTCTGGCATCTACTTTCCAATATGCTCTGGCTGTTTTTTATTGGTGACATATTCAGAAGTTTAGCCGGCAACAAACATATTTACCGGACTTTTTTATGGGGAGGAATTTCAGGAGCTATTCTTTATTTGATTGTTTTAAACTTACTTCCATATTATGCAGACATGCCTATATCTATCCGCATGGTAGGAGCCTCCGGAGGAGTAACTTCGGTCATTATTGCCGCAGCGGTATTTACACCCAATTACGAACTCAGACCTTTTGGGTTATTTAATATTCAACTCAAATGGATTGCAATTGTTTTTATTGTTTACAATCTTCTGGCTTTGGGCAATGGCGAAAATGATGGGGGTATTCTTTCTCATTTAGGCGGTGCCTTATTTGGTTATCTTTATGTAAAGTGGATGCGCGGACAACTTCCACTTCCTGATATGAGCGGTATTTTTAAACGAAAGCAAAGTACGAAAAAACCACAAAGAGAATTTAAAGTACATATTAATGCTAATCCAGCAACATCAAAGCCAACAGAGATGTCAAACCAAAGAGAAATTGATATTATTTTAGACAAAATTTCCAAATCAGGCTACGATTCGTTGTCACAAAAGGAGAAAGAAATCTTGTTTAAAGCAAGCAAAGACTTATAG
- a CDS encoding OmpA family protein: protein MKRQFTLFLSALTLVGFLITQQGCSKISMQKANELKETRQYAQAADMYTKLAASKKLSKDLKQEAAYKAAECYRKSNEFGKAKRAYEKILRKEPKNTEALYQLGILTMKEAAEQTNLDIYKKAREYFTKYLNEVPGDQNVNRKIASCDSAESWLTQESRFIVTNFRELNTKYSDYSPMISDKKDNAIFFVSDREGGYNKKKIYGGTARFYSDVWMVEQEKLKRGNFKWGKPKLVPGALNAKFNDGVQDFDRRYSTIYFTRCNGTDGKTPFCKIYEAKKRGNDWVEVTVLPFTETDSANYAHPALSPDGNKLYFTSDREGGYGGYDLYVVNYIKRGHTWSDPVNLGNTINTEKDEMFPYYNSHDNSLYFASNGHIGMGGLDIFKSEGAGNDWIEPENLRFPLNTGADDFGITFDNNNQFHGYFSSNRPGGRGEEDIYEFKILPLYFKLTGTVTDCKTGKPLPNSLVEITNDLDTVKISLRTNEDGDYDTVVLAEKATYKISVTNREAYYFDAEDNPRVITTVGLKKSHTFIEDFCLNPQLDFAKVLPIFYDLDKANIKPAAAKVLSDSLLPLLLKYPKIRIELGSHTDCRSSYAYNISLSQRRADSAVSYLIGKGIDPRRIIAKGYGESQLINDCACEGRDIVANTKYDLGLSPISNMPIVAKKKIESGDQYIYKAYDPSEIKTINTVKYVPCDEYQHSQNRRTTFRILDVNFDSSMKVVQTDDPNNQNAQIVIVKLDQEGNNYKGQVSANNVPAEGPTIFIESNRLEISLIEVKNLINRKALTPDALKGVTPQQIISGKIPPGASVVINPLLIGTKDLGKAYNNVELQISTFNASFRFGFKALDSLYGITFNKEEGELALTHINKEAMQNGPINSKLTTPEEPKIDWNAIPGVIKLKVIEESGVKYISVMVNDKEAIMFNFDFMGRNTWIDIPTAAKLYQSKTIGKKDFADGDKFKAEGVKFPSNQFEFEKMQLGETVVTGAKFKISDKAEYPTLGKAFFKQFKDWHEEGGFIYLVPKPERGKKQ from the coding sequence ATGAAAAGACAATTTACTTTATTTCTGAGCGCACTTACATTAGTCGGTTTTCTTATTACTCAACAAGGTTGTTCAAAAATTTCCATGCAAAAAGCCAATGAGCTAAAAGAAACAAGACAATATGCGCAAGCAGCTGATATGTACACCAAACTTGCTGCCAGCAAAAAACTTTCGAAGGATTTAAAGCAAGAAGCTGCTTATAAAGCTGCAGAGTGTTACAGAAAATCAAACGAATTTGGCAAAGCAAAACGTGCCTATGAAAAAATCCTAAGAAAAGAACCTAAAAACACCGAGGCACTTTATCAGTTGGGAATTCTTACCATGAAAGAAGCTGCTGAACAGACCAATTTGGATATATACAAAAAAGCACGTGAGTATTTCACCAAATACTTAAATGAAGTCCCTGGAGACCAAAATGTAAATCGCAAGATTGCAAGTTGTGATTCTGCAGAGAGTTGGCTCACACAAGAGTCACGCTTTATTGTAACCAATTTCAGAGAACTCAACACCAAATATAGCGACTACTCTCCTATGATATCTGACAAGAAAGATAATGCCATCTTTTTTGTATCAGACAGAGAAGGAGGATATAACAAGAAGAAGATATATGGCGGTACTGCCCGCTTCTATTCAGACGTATGGATGGTAGAACAAGAAAAACTCAAAAGAGGTAATTTCAAGTGGGGTAAACCTAAATTGGTACCGGGTGCCCTTAATGCCAAGTTCAATGACGGAGTGCAAGACTTTGACAGACGATATTCAACGATTTATTTTACAAGATGTAATGGTACTGACGGGAAAACACCTTTTTGTAAAATTTACGAAGCTAAAAAAAGAGGAAATGACTGGGTGGAAGTAACAGTTCTCCCATTCACTGAAACAGATAGCGCAAACTATGCACACCCTGCTTTGTCACCCGATGGCAACAAACTTTATTTTACTTCCGACAGAGAAGGCGGTTATGGCGGTTATGACTTGTATGTGGTTAACTATATTAAAAGAGGACATACATGGAGCGATCCTGTAAACTTAGGCAATACGATTAATACGGAAAAAGATGAAATGTTCCCTTATTACAACTCACATGACAACAGTTTGTATTTTGCATCTAACGGACATATCGGAATGGGTGGCTTGGATATCTTCAAAAGTGAAGGAGCCGGAAATGATTGGATTGAACCTGAAAATTTAAGATTTCCTTTAAACACCGGAGCAGATGATTTTGGGATAACCTTTGATAACAACAACCAATTCCATGGTTATTTTTCTTCAAACAGACCCGGTGGCAGAGGCGAAGAAGATATTTATGAATTTAAGATTCTTCCACTTTACTTTAAACTAACCGGAACTGTAACCGATTGTAAAACCGGCAAACCTCTCCCTAACTCATTAGTTGAAATTACCAACGATTTAGATACCGTGAAGATTTCACTCAGAACTAACGAAGACGGTGATTATGACACAGTGGTATTGGCAGAAAAAGCTACTTACAAAATTTCTGTAACAAACAGAGAAGCATATTACTTTGATGCTGAAGATAACCCAAGAGTAATCACCACCGTAGGATTGAAAAAATCTCATACTTTTATTGAAGATTTCTGTTTAAACCCTCAGTTAGATTTTGCCAAAGTACTTCCAATTTTCTACGATTTAGACAAAGCAAATATTAAACCTGCTGCAGCTAAGGTTTTATCGGATTCTTTATTACCGCTTTTACTTAAATACCCTAAAATAAGAATTGAGTTGGGTTCACATACAGACTGTCGCTCTTCTTATGCCTATAACATCTCTCTTTCACAACGAAGAGCAGACTCTGCCGTGTCTTATTTGATTGGCAAAGGAATTGACCCAAGGAGAATTATTGCAAAAGGTTATGGTGAATCTCAGTTAATCAATGATTGCGCTTGCGAAGGCAGAGATATTGTAGCCAATACTAAATACGATTTGGGATTAAGTCCAATCAGCAATATGCCAATTGTTGCCAAGAAAAAAATCGAATCCGGAGATCAGTATATTTATAAGGCTTATGATCCGAGTGAGATTAAAACAATCAATACTGTGAAATACGTCCCTTGTGATGAATACCAACATTCACAAAACAGAAGAACTACTTTTAGAATCTTAGACGTAAACTTTGACTCCAGTATGAAAGTTGTTCAGACAGACGATCCCAACAACCAAAATGCTCAGATTGTAATTGTAAAATTGGATCAAGAAGGCAACAATTATAAAGGACAGGTATCTGCTAATAATGTACCGGCAGAGGGTCCAACCATTTTTATAGAATCTAATAGATTAGAAATATCTTTGATTGAAGTTAAAAATCTAATAAACAGAAAGGCGCTTACTCCTGATGCACTCAAAGGTGTTACACCACAACAAATCATAAGCGGCAAAATTCCTCCGGGCGCATCTGTAGTCATAAACCCATTATTAATTGGAACTAAAGACTTAGGCAAGGCTTATAACAATGTTGAATTACAAATTAGCACATTCAATGCTTCATTCAGATTTGGATTCAAAGCTTTGGATTCCTTATACGGAATTACATTTAACAAGGAGGAAGGAGAGCTTGCACTCACCCACATCAACAAAGAAGCGATGCAAAACGGACCTATAAATTCCAAGTTGACAACCCCTGAGGAACCCAAAATTGATTGGAACGCAATTCCTGGCGTTATTAAACTAAAAGTAATAGAAGAAAGCGGGGTTAAATACATTTCTGTTATGGTCAATGACAAGGAAGCCATCATGTTTAACTTTGATTTTATGGGCAGAAATACATGGATCGACATCCCTACTGCGGCAAAACTGTATCAATCCAAAACCATAGGAAAAAAGGATTTTGCCGATGGAGATAAATTTAAGGCTGAAGGTGTTAAATTCCCAAGCAATCAATTTGAATTTGAGAAGATGCAATTGGGCGAAACCGTAGTAACCGGAGCTAAATTTAAGATATCCGATAAAGCTGAATATCCAACCTTAGGGAAAGCGTTTTTCAAGCAGTTTAAAGACTGGCACGAAGAAGGAGGATTTATTTATTTGGTACCCAAACCCGAGAGAGGAAAGAAACAATAA
- a CDS encoding AIR synthase-related protein yields MTDRYEKRGVSSQKEDVHKAIKNIDKGLFQNSFCKVIPDVLGGDDDYCNIIHADGAGTKSSLAYIYWKETGDLSVWKGIAQDAIVMNLDDMLCVGATHNFLLSSTIGRNKARIPGEVIAAIINGTEEFIESQRQYGVNIISGGGETADLGDLVKTIVIDSTMTSRLARKDVIEINIKPGNVIVGFASFGQATYETFWNGGMGSNGLTSARHDVFHSDYRTKYPESFDEQIPSNLAYTGSLKLTDKISGFPYDAGKMVLSPTRTYAPLLSQILKIYKNKIDGIIHCTGGAQTKVLHFANNVKIIKDNLFETPILFQTIKNESGTDWKEMYKVFNMGHRLEIYTDAETAKSLMEIAATFQIESKIIGRVESSNKKELQIHSPKGVIKY; encoded by the coding sequence ATGACCGACAGATATGAAAAGAGGGGTGTATCTTCGCAGAAGGAGGATGTACACAAAGCGATTAAAAACATTGACAAAGGCTTATTTCAAAACTCTTTTTGTAAAGTAATTCCCGATGTATTAGGAGGTGATGATGATTATTGCAATATAATCCATGCGGACGGAGCGGGAACAAAATCATCATTAGCCTATATTTATTGGAAAGAAACTGGTGATTTATCTGTCTGGAAAGGAATTGCACAAGATGCCATTGTGATGAATCTAGACGATATGTTGTGCGTGGGAGCAACTCACAACTTCTTACTTTCCAGCACAATAGGCAGAAATAAGGCTCGCATACCGGGGGAAGTAATTGCCGCTATTATAAACGGGACAGAAGAGTTTATTGAATCTCAAAGACAATATGGAGTAAATATTATTTCGGGTGGTGGCGAAACAGCCGACTTGGGAGATTTGGTTAAAACTATCGTCATTGACTCTACCATGACCAGCAGATTAGCAAGAAAAGATGTAATTGAAATCAACATTAAACCGGGCAATGTAATTGTAGGTTTTGCATCCTTTGGACAAGCTACTTATGAGACATTTTGGAATGGTGGGATGGGAAGCAACGGATTGACCTCCGCAAGACATGACGTTTTTCATTCTGACTACCGAACAAAATACCCCGAAAGTTTTGATGAACAAATACCAAGCAATTTAGCTTATACGGGGTCATTAAAATTAACCGATAAAATTTCCGGATTTCCTTATGATGCAGGCAAAATGGTACTATCGCCCACTCGCACTTATGCACCTCTATTAAGTCAAATTTTGAAAATATATAAAAATAAAATAGACGGCATTATTCATTGCACGGGTGGTGCACAGACCAAAGTGCTTCACTTTGCAAACAATGTCAAAATTATTAAAGACAATCTTTTTGAAACTCCAATATTATTTCAAACGATTAAGAACGAATCCGGCACTGACTGGAAAGAAATGTATAAGGTCTTTAATATGGGACACAGACTTGAAATTTATACCGATGCAGAAACAGCCAAATCACTCATGGAGATTGCTGCAACTTTTCAAATTGAAAGCAAAATTATAGGAAGAGTTGAGTCATCGAATAAAAAAGAGCTTCAGATTCACTCTCCTAAAGGGGTGATTAAGTACTAA
- a CDS encoding SIS domain-containing protein, which translates to MITHESSLISFQEQIQFAMSEFDTNKVPSGNFDNIILCGLGGSGIGGRIARGYFLHIAKCPIEVYSDYFLPKYINNKTLVILSSYSGNTEETLEMFQIAHNANCQIIGICSGGELADKLKSNNYPCFNVPKGYQPRMALGFSLSLNLLILGKIFGINMHTELEHCLKLYDDKETLRNNAKTLFNQLIQNKQNPIHIYCDEYYAGVATRFCQQIQENAKGQAFSFVLPEVNHNVTESIYGSMNANILFLNSGLNPRINKRFDFLEKVLTVNHNKVTHLAIQGADLSQLFKVIYILDWVSIILSESKGVDNMRVDNIDQLKNFLK; encoded by the coding sequence ATGATTACGCACGAGAGTTCATTAATATCTTTTCAAGAACAGATTCAATTTGCTATGAGTGAATTTGACACGAATAAAGTACCATCCGGAAACTTCGACAATATTATTTTGTGTGGATTAGGCGGTAGCGGTATAGGTGGAAGAATTGCCCGAGGTTATTTTCTTCACATAGCCAAATGCCCTATTGAGGTCTATTCCGACTATTTCTTACCAAAGTACATTAACAACAAAACACTGGTCATTTTGTCCTCTTATTCAGGCAATACAGAGGAAACGCTGGAGATGTTTCAAATTGCTCACAACGCCAATTGTCAAATTATTGGAATATGCTCCGGTGGAGAATTAGCCGACAAACTTAAATCAAACAACTACCCTTGTTTTAACGTTCCCAAGGGATATCAACCAAGAATGGCGCTGGGCTTTTCTCTATCCTTGAATCTTTTGATATTAGGTAAAATTTTTGGTATAAACATGCATACTGAACTCGAACATTGCCTGAAATTATACGATGATAAAGAAACGTTAAGAAATAACGCCAAAACTCTATTTAACCAATTAATTCAAAACAAACAGAATCCGATACATATATACTGTGACGAATATTATGCAGGCGTTGCAACGCGTTTCTGTCAGCAGATTCAAGAAAATGCAAAAGGACAAGCGTTTTCCTTTGTATTACCGGAAGTGAATCATAATGTAACAGAAAGTATTTATGGCAGTATGAATGCCAATATTCTCTTTCTAAATTCAGGTCTGAACCCTCGCATCAACAAACGATTTGATTTTTTAGAAAAAGTACTGACAGTCAATCATAATAAAGTTACACATTTAGCGATACAAGGAGCTGATTTGAGCCAATTATTCAAAGTTATCTATATTCTTGATTGGGTGAGTATAATTTTGTCTGAATCCAAAGGAGTGGACAATATGAGAGTGGACAATATCGACCAGCTTAAGAATTTTTTAAAATAG
- a CDS encoding fumarylacetoacetate hydrolase family protein codes for MKFVTYINNNQATAGFVVNNKIYPIHSIDSSLPNDMLTFIRVGEAALDRLREIEKGVLSGKYIEFASDFADAKLLAPVPNPVSTRDGYAFRQHVAAARRNRKVEMIPEFDEYPIFYFTNHNAVQGPGEILCMPDHFQKLDFELEVAVILGKSGRNVKAENADDHIFGYTIMNDMSARTLQMEEMKLNLGPAKGKDFSTVIGPILVTPDELAPYKSSAKPNHVGNNFNLDMKCWVNGKIVSSGNMGDMDWTFAEIIERCAYGVDIYPGEVIGSGTVGTGCFLELNGTGLLNNPNYTPQWLQPNDVVEMEITGLGKLYNKIVAENSDFSILALKKN; via the coding sequence ATGAAATTTGTAACTTATATCAATAACAACCAGGCAACTGCCGGTTTTGTAGTAAACAATAAAATATATCCTATACACTCAATAGACTCTTCACTGCCTAATGATATGCTTACCTTTATCAGAGTTGGAGAAGCGGCTTTGGACAGATTACGTGAGATAGAGAAAGGGGTGTTGTCCGGTAAATATATTGAATTTGCATCAGATTTTGCAGATGCAAAATTATTGGCACCGGTACCCAATCCGGTTAGCACAAGAGATGGATACGCATTCAGACAACATGTTGCAGCAGCAAGGCGCAATAGAAAAGTTGAAATGATTCCCGAGTTTGATGAATATCCGATTTTTTATTTTACCAACCACAATGCTGTTCAAGGTCCCGGTGAAATTCTATGTATGCCTGATCATTTCCAAAAACTCGACTTTGAATTAGAAGTTGCAGTAATATTGGGAAAATCAGGGCGCAATGTAAAAGCAGAAAATGCAGATGATCATATCTTTGGATATACCATCATGAATGATATGAGTGCGCGCACGCTACAAATGGAAGAAATGAAATTGAATCTGGGACCGGCAAAGGGCAAAGATTTTTCTACCGTTATTGGTCCTATATTGGTTACACCGGACGAACTTGCACCCTATAAATCCTCCGCAAAACCTAATCATGTTGGCAATAATTTCAATCTTGACATGAAGTGTTGGGTAAATGGCAAGATAGTTTCATCAGGTAATATGGGTGATATGGATTGGACATTTGCAGAGATAATTGAAAGATGTGCTTATGGCGTTGATATTTATCCGGGTGAAGTCATTGGTTCAGGGACAGTTGGAACCGGTTGTTTTCTAGAACTCAACGGAACCGGATTACTCAATAATCCTAACTACACTCCACAATGGCTACAACCAAATGACGTGGTTGAAATGGAAATTACCGGTTTGGGGAAACTATACAACAAAATCGTTGCCGAGAACTCGGACTTCTCTATTCTGGCACTTAAAAAGAATTGA
- a CDS encoding T9SS type A sorting domain-containing protein has product MEVNASHFTIFKSLDGELWEEITSVSARGNSNEYNSYVYYDINLKPGKNIYKLLQTDINGNSIEQAIASVFVPYEENSFTVFPNPNNGSFSVEFSDDVIGAQIEVVNMMGQTVFSQTVSSYSIDITLPETKGVYFVKVSIGNYIVRKRVISQ; this is encoded by the coding sequence ATGGAAGTAAATGCAAGTCATTTTACCATATTCAAGTCGCTGGATGGTGAACTTTGGGAAGAAATTACTTCGGTCTCAGCGCGAGGAAACAGTAATGAATACAACTCGTATGTTTATTATGATATTAATCTGAAACCGGGTAAAAATATCTACAAGTTATTGCAAACGGATATTAACGGTAATTCTATTGAACAAGCTATTGCGTCTGTATTTGTACCCTATGAAGAAAACTCATTTACTGTTTTTCCGAATCCTAATAACGGAAGTTTTTCAGTTGAGTTTAGCGATGATGTGATAGGTGCGCAAATCGAAGTTGTGAATATGATGGGGCAAACCGTATTCTCTCAAACTGTCAGCTCATACAGTATTGATATCACATTACCCGAAACTAAAGGAGTGTACTTTGTTAAAGTTTCCATTGGAAACTATATTGTAAGAAAAAGAGTAATCAGCCAATAA
- a CDS encoding phosphoribosylglycinamide formyltransferase, which produces MSRKRIVIFASGSGTNAEQIVKYFKNHNSIEVIALFTNNAHAGVIDRMSNFNIPSYIFNRQEFINSNVVETELIKLKADYIILAGFLWLVPLHLLRLFNDRIINIHPALLPKYGGKGMYGMNVHNAVLANNESQSGITIHLINEEYDKGRILFQANTEITHSETAATLAEKIHALEHEHFAKVIERFILGDI; this is translated from the coding sequence ATGAGTAGGAAGAGAATTGTAATTTTTGCTTCGGGGAGCGGTACTAACGCAGAGCAAATTGTCAAGTATTTTAAGAATCACAATTCCATTGAAGTTATAGCACTGTTTACTAATAATGCTCACGCAGGAGTTATAGACCGAATGAGCAATTTTAATATTCCTTCATATATTTTCAATAGGCAGGAGTTTATTAATAGTAATGTAGTTGAGACAGAACTAATCAAGCTCAAGGCTGATTATATCATATTGGCAGGATTTCTCTGGTTGGTTCCTTTACATCTTTTACGGTTATTCAATGACAGGATAATTAATATTCATCCGGCATTATTACCCAAATATGGAGGCAAAGGAATGTATGGCATGAATGTTCACAATGCAGTTCTCGCCAATAATGAAAGTCAGTCAGGTATTACCATTCATTTAATCAATGAAGAATACGATAAAGGGAGAATTCTCTTTCAGGCCAATACAGAAATTACACATAGTGAAACAGCAGCTACTTTGGCTGAGAAAATTCATGCTTTAGAACATGAGCATTTTGCTAAAGTTATAGAGAGATTCATACTTGGGGATATTTAA
- a CDS encoding DUF4837 family protein — translation MRHIFLLLFSVLLVSCFNTDSKIVTSKGEPGRLVLVAPDQLYNELDSIIDDVFYEPQPWLAMSESYFKLSKMNKDAFKRSFMEYQTILFLVTKENFADFKVFIPNIAPEEIDRLFADENGMPIMVNNQYASPQKIYFLFAKDIAYMGKKLTKLRDNLLTTLHNNEVQDYKNRLFLNGQDTANAKFKQIKKELGTGLAITDNFELLKKSGKFFWFGERYSNEQLGIFCYRVPYVDTSQFNDDYLFKYRDSMMKAQVPGPREGTYMTTSAQDIYPRFSEYLTINGLYAKKLRGWWTVQGEFMGGPYVLYAVLSKDNQYIFFYEGFIYAPNKSKSKNLRILEALGYSIQ, via the coding sequence AGTTGCACCCGATCAGCTATACAATGAACTCGACTCTATTATTGATGATGTTTTTTATGAGCCCCAACCTTGGTTAGCTATGTCTGAATCTTATTTTAAACTTTCTAAAATGAATAAGGATGCGTTTAAAAGAAGTTTTATGGAATATCAGACCATTCTTTTTTTAGTCACTAAGGAAAATTTTGCGGATTTTAAAGTCTTTATCCCTAATATAGCTCCGGAGGAAATTGACAGGTTATTTGCGGATGAGAACGGAATGCCAATTATGGTGAATAATCAGTATGCTTCTCCCCAAAAAATATATTTTCTATTTGCCAAAGACATTGCATATATGGGCAAGAAACTGACTAAGTTGCGTGATAATCTGTTGACAACCCTCCATAATAATGAGGTGCAGGATTATAAAAATCGCCTTTTTCTGAACGGTCAGGATACTGCAAATGCTAAATTCAAACAAATCAAAAAGGAATTGGGGACAGGCTTAGCAATTACTGATAATTTTGAATTACTCAAAAAGTCGGGTAAGTTTTTTTGGTTTGGTGAAAGGTATTCAAATGAACAATTAGGGATATTCTGTTATCGAGTTCCTTATGTTGATACATCTCAGTTTAATGACGACTATCTCTTTAAATATAGAGACAGCATGATGAAGGCGCAAGTTCCCGGACCGCGAGAAGGAACATATATGACAACCTCAGCCCAAGATATTTATCCCAGATTTTCTGAATATTTGACTATAAATGGACTTTATGCAAAAAAACTCAGAGGGTGGTGGACTGTACAAGGAGAATTTATGGGAGGACCATACGTGTTGTATGCTGTCTTGTCAAAAGACAACCAATACATATTCTTCTATGAAGGGTTTATCTATGCCCCTAACAAATCAAAGTCCAAAAATCTCAGAATATTGGAAGCATTAGGATATTCAATTCAATAA